A region of Lagenorhynchus albirostris chromosome 20, mLagAlb1.1, whole genome shotgun sequence DNA encodes the following proteins:
- the TEPSIN gene encoding AP-4 complex accessory subunit tepsin isoform X1: protein MAATVPLRDRLSFLHRLPILLKGTSDDDVPCPGYLFEEITKITHESLGSSQCLLEYLLSRLQSGSGRVKLKVLKIMLHLCGHGSSSFLLILKRNPAFIQEAAGLLLRALVSLPLLEGLWEDGTGEAGRRGGALACRGPGDSFHGTPGSSPWEQLVPEGAGSRPGLGGCLVLGRLVTSASFPATQGPASSRYASTSSPITRFHSAGAHGLSSPEYPGLRVGVPAAADVGLPTGMGSQSRPQSSLQGFGYSKERGHTGSAGEAFLSTIQKAAEVVASAMRPGPESPSSQRSLLRGDAYQPAVTPSAGLGPPTPGNPLPTAGPGARAMRHQPGQAGGGWEELDSSPNSQDSSQENDDLGKASDSGSPSGSDSPSGASRAPRDLAERVEAVILSDCQQELSLVRAVTRGPHCFLSREEVQHFVKECGLLNCEAVLELLIRHLGATSERVQMRALGAIASLGCTDLLSQERVLLLARPRLQELSVGSPGPVTNKATKILRHFEASCRQWPPARRPPAEPGPTVAHVGPSDLLTDTLPFTGGQAFLQPLSSALFSPKGTAPPSGLQPGPVPPTSLEGCPLPARADAREAKTRLAGSREQGAGSERGPFGTDTAKRGPELDPGPGDSCDSLFAGMELVACPRLVGAGTAAEEPLPACQAPWTSSQRVAAKEPSGSEPSAFAFLNS from the exons ATGGCGGCCACGGTGCCGCTGCGGGACCGCCTGAGCTTCCTGCACCGG CTCCCGATTCTCCTGAAGGGAACGTCGGATGATGACGTCCCGTGTCCAGGCTACCTATTTGAGGAGATCACCA AGATCACCCACGAGTCCCTGGGCAGCAGCCAGTGCCTCCTGGAGTACCTGCTGAGCCGTCTGCAGAGCGGCTCTGGCCGCGTGAAGCTCAAG GTACTGAAGATCATGCTGCACCTGTGCGGTCATGGCTCCTCGTCCTTCCTGCTCATCCTTAAGCGCAACCCCGCCTTCATCCAGGAAGCCGCAG GGCTGCTCCTCAGGGCCCTAGTAAGCCTTCCGCTGTTGGAAGGGCTGTGGGAGGACGGGACTGGTGAGGCCGGCAGGAGAGGTGGGGCTCTGGCCTGTCGTGGTCCAGGCGACAg TTTTCACGGGACCCCCGGATCCTCTCCATGGGAACAGCTTGTACCAGAAGGTGCGGGCAGCCGCCCAG GACTTGGGGGCTGCCTTGTTCTCGGACGCCTTGTCACCTCTGCCTCCTTCCCAGCCACCCAGGGCCCTGCCTCCAGCAGGTATGCAAGTACGTCCAGCCCCATCACCAGGTTCCACTCTGCGGGGGCTCACGGCCTCTCCTCCCCTGAGTATCCGGGACTGAGGGTGGGGGTCCCCGCCGCTGCTGACGTGGGCCTCCCCACAGGCATGGGCTCCCAGTCCAGGCCCCAGAGCTCCCTACAGGGCTTCGGCTACAGCAAGGAACGGGGCCACACAG GCTCTGCAGGCGAAGCCTTCCTGTCCACCATCCAGAAGGCCGCAGAGGTGGTGGCCAGCGCCATGCGCCCTGGGCCTGAGAGCCCCAGCTCCCAGAGGTCCCTTCTGCGAGGTGACGCCTACCAGCCGGCTGTGACACCTTCAGCCGGCCTCGGCCCTCCAACCCCTGGGAACCCTCTCCCCACAGCCGGCCCAGGTGCCCGAG CCATGAGACACCAGCCTGGGCAGGCCGGAGGCGGCTGGGAGGAGCTGGACAGCAGCCCAAACTCTCAGGATTCTTCCCAGGAAAATGACGACCTGGGCAAGGCCTCGGACTCAGGTAGTCCGTCGGGCAGTGACAGCCCCTCAGGGGCCAGCCGGGCACCCCGCGACCTGGCAGAAAG GGTCGAGGCCGTGATCCTGAGTGACTGCCAGCAGGAGCTGAGCCTGGTCCGGGCCGTGACACGGGGGCCACATTGCTTCCTGAGCCGAGAGGAGGTGCAGCACTTCGTCAAAGA GTGTGGACTCCTCAACTGTGAGGCCGTGCTGGAGCTGCTCATCCGCCACCTGGGCGCAACCAGCGAGCGTGTGCAGATG AGAGCCCTGGGTGCCATCGCCTCCCTCGGGTGCACCGACCTGCTCTCCCAGGAGCGAGTCCTGCTCCTTGCCCGGCCTCGGCTGCAAGAGCTCAGTGTGGGCAGCCCTGGACCCGTGACCAACAAGGCCACCAAG ATCCTGAGACACTTTGAAGCCTCCTGCCGACAGTGGCCCCCTGCCCGGAGGCCCCCAGCCGAGCCTGGCCCCACAGTCGCCCATGTGGGCCCATCAGACCTGCTGACCGACACTCTGCCTTTCACGGGGGGCCAGGCTTTCCTGCAGCCTCTGAGTTCAGCTCTGTTTTCGCCCAAGGGCACCGCTCCCCCATCGGGGCTGCAGCCCGGCCCTGTGCCCCCGACTTCCCTGGAGGGCTGCCCCCTTCCAGCCCGTGCGGATGCCAGGGAGGCCAAGACCAGACTGGCAGGTTCCAGAGAGCAGGGGGCTGGATCCGAGCGGGGCCCGTTCGGCACAGACACTGCAAAGAGAGGGCCAGAGCTTGACCCGGGCCCCGGGGATAGCTGTGACTCCTTGTTCGCTGGCATGGAACTGGTGGCCTGTCCCCGCCTGGTGGGGGCCGGGACTGCTGCAGAAGAACCCCTCCCAGCCTGCCAGGCTCCCTGGACGTCGTCACAGAGGGTGGCAGCAAAGGAGCCTTCTGGCTCTGAGCCATCAGCTTTCGCATTCTTAAACTCATGA
- the TEPSIN gene encoding AP-4 complex accessory subunit tepsin isoform X13, protein MAATVPLRDRLSFLHRLPILLKGTSDDDVPCPGYLFEEITKITHESLGSSQCLLEYLLSRLQSGSGRVKLKVLKIMLHLCGHGSSSFLLILKRNPAFIQEAAVFTGPPDPLHGNSLYQKVRAAAQDLGAALFSDALSPLPPSQPPRALPPAGMGSQSRPQSSLQGFGYSKERGHTGSAGEAFLSTIQKAAEVVASAMRPGPESPSSQRSLLRGDAYQPAVTPSAGLGPPTPGNPLPTAGPGARAMRHQPGQAGGGWEELDSSPNSQDSSQENDDLGKASDSGSPSGSDSPSGASRAPRDLAERVEAVILSDCQQELSLVRAVTRGPHCFLSREEVQHFVKECGLLNCEAVLELLIRHLGATSERVQMRALGAIASLGCTDLLSQERVLLLARPRLQELSVGSPGPVTNKATKILRHFEASCRQWPPARRPPAEPGPTVAHVGPSDLLTDTLPFTGGQAFLQPLSSALFSPKGTAPPSGLQPGPVPPTSLEGCPLPARADAREAKTRLAGSREQGAGSERGPFGTDTAKRGPELDPGPGDSCDSLFAGMELVACPRLVGAGTAAEEPLPACQAPWTSSQRVAAKEPSGSEPSAFAFLNS, encoded by the exons ATGGCGGCCACGGTGCCGCTGCGGGACCGCCTGAGCTTCCTGCACCGG CTCCCGATTCTCCTGAAGGGAACGTCGGATGATGACGTCCCGTGTCCAGGCTACCTATTTGAGGAGATCACCA AGATCACCCACGAGTCCCTGGGCAGCAGCCAGTGCCTCCTGGAGTACCTGCTGAGCCGTCTGCAGAGCGGCTCTGGCCGCGTGAAGCTCAAG GTACTGAAGATCATGCTGCACCTGTGCGGTCATGGCTCCTCGTCCTTCCTGCTCATCCTTAAGCGCAACCCCGCCTTCATCCAGGAAGCCGCAG TTTTCACGGGACCCCCGGATCCTCTCCATGGGAACAGCTTGTACCAGAAGGTGCGGGCAGCCGCCCAG GACTTGGGGGCTGCCTTGTTCTCGGACGCCTTGTCACCTCTGCCTCCTTCCCAGCCACCCAGGGCCCTGCCTCCAGCAG GCATGGGCTCCCAGTCCAGGCCCCAGAGCTCCCTACAGGGCTTCGGCTACAGCAAGGAACGGGGCCACACAG GCTCTGCAGGCGAAGCCTTCCTGTCCACCATCCAGAAGGCCGCAGAGGTGGTGGCCAGCGCCATGCGCCCTGGGCCTGAGAGCCCCAGCTCCCAGAGGTCCCTTCTGCGAGGTGACGCCTACCAGCCGGCTGTGACACCTTCAGCCGGCCTCGGCCCTCCAACCCCTGGGAACCCTCTCCCCACAGCCGGCCCAGGTGCCCGAG CCATGAGACACCAGCCTGGGCAGGCCGGAGGCGGCTGGGAGGAGCTGGACAGCAGCCCAAACTCTCAGGATTCTTCCCAGGAAAATGACGACCTGGGCAAGGCCTCGGACTCAGGTAGTCCGTCGGGCAGTGACAGCCCCTCAGGGGCCAGCCGGGCACCCCGCGACCTGGCAGAAAG GGTCGAGGCCGTGATCCTGAGTGACTGCCAGCAGGAGCTGAGCCTGGTCCGGGCCGTGACACGGGGGCCACATTGCTTCCTGAGCCGAGAGGAGGTGCAGCACTTCGTCAAAGA GTGTGGACTCCTCAACTGTGAGGCCGTGCTGGAGCTGCTCATCCGCCACCTGGGCGCAACCAGCGAGCGTGTGCAGATG AGAGCCCTGGGTGCCATCGCCTCCCTCGGGTGCACCGACCTGCTCTCCCAGGAGCGAGTCCTGCTCCTTGCCCGGCCTCGGCTGCAAGAGCTCAGTGTGGGCAGCCCTGGACCCGTGACCAACAAGGCCACCAAG ATCCTGAGACACTTTGAAGCCTCCTGCCGACAGTGGCCCCCTGCCCGGAGGCCCCCAGCCGAGCCTGGCCCCACAGTCGCCCATGTGGGCCCATCAGACCTGCTGACCGACACTCTGCCTTTCACGGGGGGCCAGGCTTTCCTGCAGCCTCTGAGTTCAGCTCTGTTTTCGCCCAAGGGCACCGCTCCCCCATCGGGGCTGCAGCCCGGCCCTGTGCCCCCGACTTCCCTGGAGGGCTGCCCCCTTCCAGCCCGTGCGGATGCCAGGGAGGCCAAGACCAGACTGGCAGGTTCCAGAGAGCAGGGGGCTGGATCCGAGCGGGGCCCGTTCGGCACAGACACTGCAAAGAGAGGGCCAGAGCTTGACCCGGGCCCCGGGGATAGCTGTGACTCCTTGTTCGCTGGCATGGAACTGGTGGCCTGTCCCCGCCTGGTGGGGGCCGGGACTGCTGCAGAAGAACCCCTCCCAGCCTGCCAGGCTCCCTGGACGTCGTCACAGAGGGTGGCAGCAAAGGAGCCTTCTGGCTCTGAGCCATCAGCTTTCGCATTCTTAAACTCATGA
- the TEPSIN gene encoding AP-4 complex accessory subunit tepsin isoform X6, translating to MALPPFQLPILLKGTSDDDVPCPGYLFEEITKITHESLGSSQCLLEYLLSRLQSGSGRVKLKVLKIMLHLCGHGSSSFLLILKRNPAFIQEAAGLLLRALVSLPLLEGLWEDGTGEAGRRGGALACRGPGDSFHGTPGSSPWEQLVPEGAGSRPGLGGCLVLGRLVTSASFPATQGPASSRYASMGSQSRPQSSLQGFGYSKERGHTGSAGEAFLSTIQKAAEVVASAMRPGPESPSSQRSLLRGDAYQPAVTPSAGLGPPTPGNPLPTAGPGARAMRHQPGQAGGGWEELDSSPNSQDSSQENDDLGKASDSGSPSGSDSPSGASRAPRDLAERVEAVILSDCQQELSLVRAVTRGPHCFLSREEVQHFVKECGLLNCEAVLELLIRHLGATSERVQMRALGAIASLGCTDLLSQERVLLLARPRLQELSVGSPGPVTNKATKILRHFEASCRQWPPARRPPAEPGPTVAHVGPSDLLTDTLPFTGGQAFLQPLSSALFSPKGTAPPSGLQPGPVPPTSLEGCPLPARADAREAKTRLAGSREQGAGSERGPFGTDTAKRGPELDPGPGDSCDSLFAGMELVACPRLVGAGTAAEEPLPACQAPWTSSQRVAAKEPSGSEPSAFAFLNS from the exons AT GGCTCTCCCTCCCTTTCAGCTCCCGATTCTCCTGAAGGGAACGTCGGATGATGACGTCCCGTGTCCAGGCTACCTATTTGAGGAGATCACCA AGATCACCCACGAGTCCCTGGGCAGCAGCCAGTGCCTCCTGGAGTACCTGCTGAGCCGTCTGCAGAGCGGCTCTGGCCGCGTGAAGCTCAAG GTACTGAAGATCATGCTGCACCTGTGCGGTCATGGCTCCTCGTCCTTCCTGCTCATCCTTAAGCGCAACCCCGCCTTCATCCAGGAAGCCGCAG GGCTGCTCCTCAGGGCCCTAGTAAGCCTTCCGCTGTTGGAAGGGCTGTGGGAGGACGGGACTGGTGAGGCCGGCAGGAGAGGTGGGGCTCTGGCCTGTCGTGGTCCAGGCGACAg TTTTCACGGGACCCCCGGATCCTCTCCATGGGAACAGCTTGTACCAGAAGGTGCGGGCAGCCGCCCAG GACTTGGGGGCTGCCTTGTTCTCGGACGCCTTGTCACCTCTGCCTCCTTCCCAGCCACCCAGGGCCCTGCCTCCAGCAGGTATGCAA GCATGGGCTCCCAGTCCAGGCCCCAGAGCTCCCTACAGGGCTTCGGCTACAGCAAGGAACGGGGCCACACAG GCTCTGCAGGCGAAGCCTTCCTGTCCACCATCCAGAAGGCCGCAGAGGTGGTGGCCAGCGCCATGCGCCCTGGGCCTGAGAGCCCCAGCTCCCAGAGGTCCCTTCTGCGAGGTGACGCCTACCAGCCGGCTGTGACACCTTCAGCCGGCCTCGGCCCTCCAACCCCTGGGAACCCTCTCCCCACAGCCGGCCCAGGTGCCCGAG CCATGAGACACCAGCCTGGGCAGGCCGGAGGCGGCTGGGAGGAGCTGGACAGCAGCCCAAACTCTCAGGATTCTTCCCAGGAAAATGACGACCTGGGCAAGGCCTCGGACTCAGGTAGTCCGTCGGGCAGTGACAGCCCCTCAGGGGCCAGCCGGGCACCCCGCGACCTGGCAGAAAG GGTCGAGGCCGTGATCCTGAGTGACTGCCAGCAGGAGCTGAGCCTGGTCCGGGCCGTGACACGGGGGCCACATTGCTTCCTGAGCCGAGAGGAGGTGCAGCACTTCGTCAAAGA GTGTGGACTCCTCAACTGTGAGGCCGTGCTGGAGCTGCTCATCCGCCACCTGGGCGCAACCAGCGAGCGTGTGCAGATG AGAGCCCTGGGTGCCATCGCCTCCCTCGGGTGCACCGACCTGCTCTCCCAGGAGCGAGTCCTGCTCCTTGCCCGGCCTCGGCTGCAAGAGCTCAGTGTGGGCAGCCCTGGACCCGTGACCAACAAGGCCACCAAG ATCCTGAGACACTTTGAAGCCTCCTGCCGACAGTGGCCCCCTGCCCGGAGGCCCCCAGCCGAGCCTGGCCCCACAGTCGCCCATGTGGGCCCATCAGACCTGCTGACCGACACTCTGCCTTTCACGGGGGGCCAGGCTTTCCTGCAGCCTCTGAGTTCAGCTCTGTTTTCGCCCAAGGGCACCGCTCCCCCATCGGGGCTGCAGCCCGGCCCTGTGCCCCCGACTTCCCTGGAGGGCTGCCCCCTTCCAGCCCGTGCGGATGCCAGGGAGGCCAAGACCAGACTGGCAGGTTCCAGAGAGCAGGGGGCTGGATCCGAGCGGGGCCCGTTCGGCACAGACACTGCAAAGAGAGGGCCAGAGCTTGACCCGGGCCCCGGGGATAGCTGTGACTCCTTGTTCGCTGGCATGGAACTGGTGGCCTGTCCCCGCCTGGTGGGGGCCGGGACTGCTGCAGAAGAACCCCTCCCAGCCTGCCAGGCTCCCTGGACGTCGTCACAGAGGGTGGCAGCAAAGGAGCCTTCTGGCTCTGAGCCATCAGCTTTCGCATTCTTAAACTCATGA
- the TEPSIN gene encoding AP-4 complex accessory subunit tepsin isoform X7, with protein MCGDWCPENEGSCGPSQEWVAPLLSGGPLCAWPLTVGRALPPFQLPILLKGTSDDDVPCPGYLFEEITKITHESLGSSQCLLEYLLSRLQSGSGRVKLKVLKIMLHLCGHGSSSFLLILKRNPAFIQEAAVFTGPPDPLHGNSLYQKVRAAAQDLGAALFSDALSPLPPSQPPRALPPAGMGSQSRPQSSLQGFGYSKERGHTGSAGEAFLSTIQKAAEVVASAMRPGPESPSSQRSLLRGDAYQPAVTPSAGLGPPTPGNPLPTAGPGARAMRHQPGQAGGGWEELDSSPNSQDSSQENDDLGKASDSGSPSGSDSPSGASRAPRDLAERVEAVILSDCQQELSLVRAVTRGPHCFLSREEVQHFVKECGLLNCEAVLELLIRHLGATSERVQMRALGAIASLGCTDLLSQERVLLLARPRLQELSVGSPGPVTNKATKILRHFEASCRQWPPARRPPAEPGPTVAHVGPSDLLTDTLPFTGGQAFLQPLSSALFSPKGTAPPSGLQPGPVPPTSLEGCPLPARADAREAKTRLAGSREQGAGSERGPFGTDTAKRGPELDPGPGDSCDSLFAGMELVACPRLVGAGTAAEEPLPACQAPWTSSQRVAAKEPSGSEPSAFAFLNS; from the exons ATGTGTGGAGACTGGTGCCCCGAGAACGAGGGCTCCTGTGGCCCATCTCAGGAATGGGTGGCCCCTTTGCTGTCCGGGGGCCCCCTGTGTGCATGGCCACTCACTGTGGGCAGGGCTCTCCCTCCCTTTCAGCTCCCGATTCTCCTGAAGGGAACGTCGGATGATGACGTCCCGTGTCCAGGCTACCTATTTGAGGAGATCACCA AGATCACCCACGAGTCCCTGGGCAGCAGCCAGTGCCTCCTGGAGTACCTGCTGAGCCGTCTGCAGAGCGGCTCTGGCCGCGTGAAGCTCAAG GTACTGAAGATCATGCTGCACCTGTGCGGTCATGGCTCCTCGTCCTTCCTGCTCATCCTTAAGCGCAACCCCGCCTTCATCCAGGAAGCCGCAG TTTTCACGGGACCCCCGGATCCTCTCCATGGGAACAGCTTGTACCAGAAGGTGCGGGCAGCCGCCCAG GACTTGGGGGCTGCCTTGTTCTCGGACGCCTTGTCACCTCTGCCTCCTTCCCAGCCACCCAGGGCCCTGCCTCCAGCAG GCATGGGCTCCCAGTCCAGGCCCCAGAGCTCCCTACAGGGCTTCGGCTACAGCAAGGAACGGGGCCACACAG GCTCTGCAGGCGAAGCCTTCCTGTCCACCATCCAGAAGGCCGCAGAGGTGGTGGCCAGCGCCATGCGCCCTGGGCCTGAGAGCCCCAGCTCCCAGAGGTCCCTTCTGCGAGGTGACGCCTACCAGCCGGCTGTGACACCTTCAGCCGGCCTCGGCCCTCCAACCCCTGGGAACCCTCTCCCCACAGCCGGCCCAGGTGCCCGAG CCATGAGACACCAGCCTGGGCAGGCCGGAGGCGGCTGGGAGGAGCTGGACAGCAGCCCAAACTCTCAGGATTCTTCCCAGGAAAATGACGACCTGGGCAAGGCCTCGGACTCAGGTAGTCCGTCGGGCAGTGACAGCCCCTCAGGGGCCAGCCGGGCACCCCGCGACCTGGCAGAAAG GGTCGAGGCCGTGATCCTGAGTGACTGCCAGCAGGAGCTGAGCCTGGTCCGGGCCGTGACACGGGGGCCACATTGCTTCCTGAGCCGAGAGGAGGTGCAGCACTTCGTCAAAGA GTGTGGACTCCTCAACTGTGAGGCCGTGCTGGAGCTGCTCATCCGCCACCTGGGCGCAACCAGCGAGCGTGTGCAGATG AGAGCCCTGGGTGCCATCGCCTCCCTCGGGTGCACCGACCTGCTCTCCCAGGAGCGAGTCCTGCTCCTTGCCCGGCCTCGGCTGCAAGAGCTCAGTGTGGGCAGCCCTGGACCCGTGACCAACAAGGCCACCAAG ATCCTGAGACACTTTGAAGCCTCCTGCCGACAGTGGCCCCCTGCCCGGAGGCCCCCAGCCGAGCCTGGCCCCACAGTCGCCCATGTGGGCCCATCAGACCTGCTGACCGACACTCTGCCTTTCACGGGGGGCCAGGCTTTCCTGCAGCCTCTGAGTTCAGCTCTGTTTTCGCCCAAGGGCACCGCTCCCCCATCGGGGCTGCAGCCCGGCCCTGTGCCCCCGACTTCCCTGGAGGGCTGCCCCCTTCCAGCCCGTGCGGATGCCAGGGAGGCCAAGACCAGACTGGCAGGTTCCAGAGAGCAGGGGGCTGGATCCGAGCGGGGCCCGTTCGGCACAGACACTGCAAAGAGAGGGCCAGAGCTTGACCCGGGCCCCGGGGATAGCTGTGACTCCTTGTTCGCTGGCATGGAACTGGTGGCCTGTCCCCGCCTGGTGGGGGCCGGGACTGCTGCAGAAGAACCCCTCCCAGCCTGCCAGGCTCCCTGGACGTCGTCACAGAGGGTGGCAGCAAAGGAGCCTTCTGGCTCTGAGCCATCAGCTTTCGCATTCTTAAACTCATGA
- the TEPSIN gene encoding AP-4 complex accessory subunit tepsin isoform X17: MAATVPLRDRLSFLHRLPILLKGTSDDDVPCPGYLFEEITKITHESLGSSQCLLEYLLSRLQSGSGRVKLKVLKIMLHLCGHGSSSFLLILKRNPAFIQEAAVFTGPPDPLHGNSLYQKVRAAAQDLGAALFSDALSPLPPSQPPRALPPAGMGSQSRPQSSLQGFGYSKERGHTAMRHQPGQAGGGWEELDSSPNSQDSSQENDDLGKASDSGSPSGSDSPSGASRAPRDLAERVEAVILSDCQQELSLVRAVTRGPHCFLSREEVQHFVKECGLLNCEAVLELLIRHLGATSERVQMRALGAIASLGCTDLLSQERVLLLARPRLQELSVGSPGPVTNKATKILRHFEASCRQWPPARRPPAEPGPTVAHVGPSDLLTDTLPFTGGQAFLQPLSSALFSPKGTAPPSGLQPGPVPPTSLEGCPLPARADAREAKTRLAGSREQGAGSERGPFGTDTAKRGPELDPGPGDSCDSLFAGMELVACPRLVGAGTAAEEPLPACQAPWTSSQRVAAKEPSGSEPSAFAFLNS; the protein is encoded by the exons ATGGCGGCCACGGTGCCGCTGCGGGACCGCCTGAGCTTCCTGCACCGG CTCCCGATTCTCCTGAAGGGAACGTCGGATGATGACGTCCCGTGTCCAGGCTACCTATTTGAGGAGATCACCA AGATCACCCACGAGTCCCTGGGCAGCAGCCAGTGCCTCCTGGAGTACCTGCTGAGCCGTCTGCAGAGCGGCTCTGGCCGCGTGAAGCTCAAG GTACTGAAGATCATGCTGCACCTGTGCGGTCATGGCTCCTCGTCCTTCCTGCTCATCCTTAAGCGCAACCCCGCCTTCATCCAGGAAGCCGCAG TTTTCACGGGACCCCCGGATCCTCTCCATGGGAACAGCTTGTACCAGAAGGTGCGGGCAGCCGCCCAG GACTTGGGGGCTGCCTTGTTCTCGGACGCCTTGTCACCTCTGCCTCCTTCCCAGCCACCCAGGGCCCTGCCTCCAGCAG GCATGGGCTCCCAGTCCAGGCCCCAGAGCTCCCTACAGGGCTTCGGCTACAGCAAGGAACGGGGCCACACAG CCATGAGACACCAGCCTGGGCAGGCCGGAGGCGGCTGGGAGGAGCTGGACAGCAGCCCAAACTCTCAGGATTCTTCCCAGGAAAATGACGACCTGGGCAAGGCCTCGGACTCAGGTAGTCCGTCGGGCAGTGACAGCCCCTCAGGGGCCAGCCGGGCACCCCGCGACCTGGCAGAAAG GGTCGAGGCCGTGATCCTGAGTGACTGCCAGCAGGAGCTGAGCCTGGTCCGGGCCGTGACACGGGGGCCACATTGCTTCCTGAGCCGAGAGGAGGTGCAGCACTTCGTCAAAGA GTGTGGACTCCTCAACTGTGAGGCCGTGCTGGAGCTGCTCATCCGCCACCTGGGCGCAACCAGCGAGCGTGTGCAGATG AGAGCCCTGGGTGCCATCGCCTCCCTCGGGTGCACCGACCTGCTCTCCCAGGAGCGAGTCCTGCTCCTTGCCCGGCCTCGGCTGCAAGAGCTCAGTGTGGGCAGCCCTGGACCCGTGACCAACAAGGCCACCAAG ATCCTGAGACACTTTGAAGCCTCCTGCCGACAGTGGCCCCCTGCCCGGAGGCCCCCAGCCGAGCCTGGCCCCACAGTCGCCCATGTGGGCCCATCAGACCTGCTGACCGACACTCTGCCTTTCACGGGGGGCCAGGCTTTCCTGCAGCCTCTGAGTTCAGCTCTGTTTTCGCCCAAGGGCACCGCTCCCCCATCGGGGCTGCAGCCCGGCCCTGTGCCCCCGACTTCCCTGGAGGGCTGCCCCCTTCCAGCCCGTGCGGATGCCAGGGAGGCCAAGACCAGACTGGCAGGTTCCAGAGAGCAGGGGGCTGGATCCGAGCGGGGCCCGTTCGGCACAGACACTGCAAAGAGAGGGCCAGAGCTTGACCCGGGCCCCGGGGATAGCTGTGACTCCTTGTTCGCTGGCATGGAACTGGTGGCCTGTCCCCGCCTGGTGGGGGCCGGGACTGCTGCAGAAGAACCCCTCCCAGCCTGCCAGGCTCCCTGGACGTCGTCACAGAGGGTGGCAGCAAAGGAGCCTTCTGGCTCTGAGCCATCAGCTTTCGCATTCTTAAACTCATGA